The following are encoded together in the Pseudoalteromonas ruthenica genome:
- a CDS encoding AzlC family ABC transporter permease, protein MSAVTNAKNRTRLHRLAFIKGQLDMLPLNLAVLPWGLLCGSLAMQNGFSAWETQLMSLLVFAGSAQLVAIELIADHTPLLTLLFTTFIISSRHFLYGLAVRQKVISQPLRWRLPVSFVLTDELFAFSHHRKAYQTKTRLIYALSAGFSFYVAWNIWTLLGILAGQLLPDLTNLGLDFAIATTFIALVVPTIKNKATLACVVITGICAATFKAWGLELWLVLSALSGMTVGYMVSKDSQ, encoded by the coding sequence ATGTCTGCTGTTACAAACGCTAAAAACCGAACCCGCTTACATCGACTGGCCTTTATCAAAGGTCAGCTCGATATGTTACCGTTAAACTTAGCGGTTTTACCTTGGGGGCTATTGTGTGGCTCGTTAGCGATGCAAAACGGCTTCAGCGCCTGGGAAACACAATTGATGTCGTTGTTGGTCTTTGCCGGCTCGGCGCAACTGGTGGCCATCGAGCTTATCGCTGATCATACGCCACTGCTGACACTGCTGTTTACGACCTTCATTATTAGCTCTCGCCACTTTCTCTATGGTCTGGCAGTACGCCAAAAGGTGATTAGCCAACCGCTGCGCTGGCGCTTGCCCGTCAGCTTCGTGTTAACCGACGAGTTATTCGCCTTTTCCCACCACCGCAAGGCATATCAAACGAAAACACGCCTTATTTATGCGCTCAGCGCTGGCTTTAGCTTTTATGTGGCCTGGAATATATGGACTCTATTGGGCATCTTGGCAGGCCAACTATTACCCGATTTAACCAATTTAGGCTTAGACTTTGCCATCGCCACTACTTTTATTGCCTTGGTTGTGCCCACCATAAAAAACAAAGCAACCTTAGCCTGCGTGGTGATCACCGGGATTTGCGCCGCCACTTTCAAAGCTTGGGGGCTGGAACTCTGGTTGGTACTTAGCGCCCTAAGTGGTATGACGGTGGGCTACATGGTCAGTAAGGATAGCCAATGA
- a CDS encoding AzlD domain-containing protein, producing the protein MLTTIVLMACITFASRYLFLHRALPFRVGPKLQRFLSFSAPAVLTAIWVPIVLLPEGQWHISYRNPYLLAAVLAIIVAYRSKSIYLTTLVGMAAYFLLR; encoded by the coding sequence ATACTGACGACCATAGTGCTTATGGCATGTATCACCTTTGCCAGCCGTTACCTGTTTTTACATCGCGCCTTACCCTTTCGGGTCGGGCCCAAATTGCAGCGCTTTTTAAGCTTCAGTGCGCCGGCGGTACTGACCGCTATTTGGGTGCCCATTGTCCTCCTTCCTGAGGGGCAGTGGCATATTAGTTATCGCAATCCTTATTTACTGGCCGCCGTACTGGCCATTATTGTTGCTTATCGCAGTAAAAGTATCTATCTCACTACCTTAGTAGGGATGGCTGCTTATTTTCTGCTGCGCTGA
- a CDS encoding PA3496 family putative envelope integrity protein produces MGKTYSYDALDDEFVEDEYEAMGRNQHDRRKRKVKKKLDDYLEQRKLRKNLGYDDFDDYLNE; encoded by the coding sequence GTGGGTAAAACATATTCCTATGATGCGTTAGATGACGAATTTGTTGAAGATGAATACGAAGCGATGGGGCGTAACCAACATGACCGTCGTAAGCGCAAGGTCAAAAAGAAGCTCGATGATTATCTAGAGCAGCGTAAGCTGCGGAAAAATCTCGGCTACGATGATTTTGACGATTACCTCAACGAGTAA
- a CDS encoding YggN family protein, whose product MKTTAALLFASMTVTTSALAHEQKPDNLSFGSQQCDIEFKSDIRINPERIQITNVDNQHMVYDGQQLLVDGEVMPLTAAQQQALDNYSQQLRSYVPEVAQIALDGVKIAGVAIEEVSAAFGIEHNDALQQVVDNIGNNIEHSFYQNGEFVMGKQSFDELGEDIEQQFDENFEQAVEQAMVQSIGSVLMALGSQMVSSGGDMDEFEQRMERMGEQIEQRVELQAANIEQRADALCHSFSELAEQEAQLVSMVPELSDFQLLITK is encoded by the coding sequence ATGAAAACGACAGCAGCCCTTCTTTTTGCATCCATGACGGTAACCACAAGCGCACTGGCACACGAGCAAAAGCCAGATAACCTCTCATTTGGTTCACAACAGTGCGATATTGAGTTTAAAAGTGATATTCGTATCAACCCTGAACGCATACAAATCACCAATGTCGATAATCAACACATGGTGTACGATGGTCAGCAGCTGCTCGTTGATGGTGAAGTTATGCCTCTGACTGCAGCTCAGCAGCAAGCACTGGATAATTACTCTCAGCAACTACGTAGTTACGTCCCTGAAGTTGCTCAGATTGCCCTTGATGGCGTGAAAATAGCCGGTGTGGCCATTGAAGAAGTGAGTGCAGCGTTTGGCATTGAGCATAATGACGCGTTGCAGCAGGTCGTGGATAATATTGGCAATAATATCGAGCATAGCTTTTATCAAAATGGCGAGTTTGTGATGGGCAAACAAAGCTTTGATGAGCTAGGTGAAGATATTGAGCAACAATTCGATGAAAACTTTGAACAAGCCGTTGAACAGGCAATGGTGCAATCAATAGGCAGCGTGCTGATGGCCTTGGGTTCGCAAATGGTCAGCTCAGGTGGCGACATGGACGAGTTCGAGCAGCGCATGGAAAGAATGGGTGAGCAAATTGAACAGCGTGTTGAGCTTCAAGCTGCCAATATCGAGCAGCGCGCAGATGCCCTGTGCCATTCATTTTCAGAGTTGGCAGAGCAAGAGGCCCAACTGGTGAGCATGGTCCCAGAACTAAGTGACTTCCAGCTTTTAATTACTAAATAG
- a CDS encoding aminotransferase-like domain-containing protein, which yields MSRTINKQRAVYLYQQVVDLIKDMQQHGTLNAGEKLPSLRAMAQKLSVSIPTVQQAYQELERQGVVSAREKSGFYLNAAVLPCSQPKRSRLARSPVAVNKQALIEQVFDGLHQPGVIPLGIANPVAVSATDKVLSRTMRKVMNAAGDQAINYGPLDGFAPLKKEIIGRYLDFAIGVNSDELVITNGAQEALNIALQCVTQMGDIVAIESPCYFGIIEMIESLGLKAIEIPMCPEEGVCADDLARAFAEHDIKACIFSTTISNPLGSHMSDERRQQLVRMIEERGAVLIEDDVYGELAYEHSHAKPAQYFSRKGQVITCSSLSKTAAPSYRVGWMIAGKYAAQARRLKRAISCSSSLMNQWTLYEFMSSGDYDKNLRTLRQRLALNKERMRALVLQHFPEKTRMTNPKGGCVLWLQLPSQYDVIELFHLALDAGISITPGSIFSATDKYRQCVRLSYGIPWSDKVEVAVARLGALCQQVRKG from the coding sequence ATGTCGCGGACGATTAACAAGCAGCGCGCTGTTTATCTTTATCAGCAAGTTGTCGACTTGATTAAAGATATGCAGCAACACGGCACCTTAAATGCAGGGGAAAAACTTCCCTCGCTGCGGGCCATGGCGCAGAAACTCTCGGTTAGCATTCCCACGGTACAGCAAGCGTATCAGGAGTTAGAACGTCAAGGGGTGGTTAGCGCCCGGGAAAAGTCTGGGTTTTACTTAAATGCGGCGGTGCTCCCGTGCAGCCAGCCTAAACGTTCACGACTGGCGCGCTCGCCCGTGGCAGTTAACAAGCAGGCATTAATTGAACAGGTTTTCGATGGTTTACATCAGCCCGGTGTGATCCCGCTGGGGATCGCCAACCCGGTGGCGGTGAGTGCCACCGATAAAGTACTGAGCCGAACTATGCGCAAGGTAATGAACGCAGCCGGCGACCAAGCGATTAACTATGGCCCACTGGACGGCTTTGCACCGCTAAAAAAAGAGATCATCGGTCGATATTTAGATTTTGCCATCGGTGTGAATAGTGACGAGCTCGTTATTACCAATGGCGCGCAAGAAGCATTAAACATTGCGCTGCAATGCGTTACGCAAATGGGTGATATAGTCGCTATCGAATCGCCCTGTTACTTCGGCATCATTGAGATGATTGAAAGTTTGGGACTGAAAGCCATAGAGATCCCAATGTGCCCGGAAGAAGGTGTCTGTGCAGATGATTTGGCGCGTGCCTTCGCAGAGCACGACATCAAAGCCTGTATTTTCTCTACTACAATTAGCAACCCCTTGGGCTCGCACATGTCCGATGAGCGCCGCCAGCAACTGGTGCGCATGATTGAGGAGCGAGGGGCGGTGCTTATTGAGGATGATGTGTATGGTGAATTGGCGTATGAACATAGTCATGCTAAACCGGCGCAATACTTTTCTCGCAAAGGGCAAGTGATCACCTGCTCATCGCTTTCCAAAACAGCGGCGCCGAGTTATCGCGTCGGGTGGATGATTGCCGGTAAGTATGCAGCGCAAGCGCGGCGCTTAAAGCGGGCGATTAGCTGTTCATCATCGTTGATGAATCAGTGGACCCTGTATGAGTTTATGAGTAGTGGCGATTACGACAAAAACTTACGTACACTACGCCAGCGCCTAGCTTTGAACAAGGAGCGCATGCGGGCGCTGGTGTTACAGCATTTTCCGGAAAAAACGCGGATGACTAATCCCAAGGGCGGCTGTGTATTGTGGCTGCAGTTACCTAGCCAATACGATGTGATTGAACTTTTTCATTTGGCGTTGGACGCGGGGATCAGCATTACACCGGGCTCAATATTTAGCGCTACCGATAAATACCGTCAATGTGTGCGCCTGAGTTATGGTATTCCTTGGAGCGATAAAGTGGAAGTGGCAGTAGCGCGGTTGGGAGCGCTCTGCCAGCAAGTGCGAAAGGGGTGA
- a CDS encoding DMT family transporter has product MNNILLYVVTVLIWGSTWLAIEFQLGSVPVEVSLLLRFAIAALLMWGYVLIKRLPMRFNRRDHVFFALLALCNFGANYLILYWAQAYLTSALASIAFSMLLLMNIINTKLFFSRPIAKRIYFGALLGVVGIAVLFWPAISSLDLNNGVLIGLLLALSGTLVASLGNMVSVRNSQAEVGILQGNAWGMLYATLGLSLYVVFTGASVDFATTTMSYWLSLLYLSTFGTVIAFACYFVLLKNIGPEKASYVIVLFPLVAVVLSTLFEGFVWQANTVYGFACVLLGNAIVLTPVHKITARFRKPRVTEVPQKAVRPLGS; this is encoded by the coding sequence ATGAACAACATCCTGCTTTATGTGGTCACTGTACTCATTTGGGGCTCAACTTGGCTGGCGATTGAGTTTCAACTAGGTAGCGTGCCCGTGGAGGTATCACTGTTGCTGCGCTTTGCCATAGCAGCGCTATTGATGTGGGGGTATGTGCTCATCAAACGCCTCCCTATGCGTTTTAATCGCCGCGATCATGTCTTTTTTGCCCTATTAGCATTGTGTAATTTTGGCGCGAATTACCTCATTCTCTATTGGGCGCAAGCCTATTTAACCTCAGCACTGGCCTCGATTGCGTTCAGTATGCTGTTGTTGATGAATATCATTAATACCAAGCTGTTTTTCTCTCGTCCCATCGCCAAACGCATTTATTTTGGCGCCCTACTGGGCGTGGTAGGGATTGCCGTACTGTTTTGGCCGGCAATTTCGTCGTTGGATTTAAACAATGGCGTATTAATTGGCTTGCTGCTGGCGTTGTCGGGCACCTTAGTGGCATCGTTAGGGAATATGGTCAGTGTGCGTAACTCACAAGCCGAGGTCGGAATTTTACAAGGCAATGCTTGGGGCATGTTGTATGCAACCCTAGGTTTAAGCTTATATGTTGTATTCACTGGCGCCAGTGTCGACTTCGCAACAACCACAATGAGTTACTGGCTATCGCTGCTTTACTTAAGCACCTTTGGTACGGTCATCGCCTTTGCCTGCTACTTCGTGCTATTAAAAAATATTGGCCCTGAGAAAGCCAGCTATGTGATCGTCTTATTCCCGCTCGTAGCGGTGGTACTGAGCACCCTATTTGAAGGCTTTGTATGGCAAGCGAACACCGTATATGGCTTTGCCTGTGTACTGCTTGGCAATGCCATTGTGCTCACGCCAGTGCACAAAATAACGGCTCGCTTTCGTAAGCCCCGTGTTACCGAGGTACCACAAAAAGCAGTGCGTCCGCTTGGCAGCTAA
- a CDS encoding diacylglycerol/lipid kinase family protein: MPTCSSWLVVYHPSYQKKLLDQLEKCLQQASIGYSCLATSGDFARDLKRLKACSNGLTRVVVLGGDGTLHLVVNAFAYTAVEVALIPCGSGNDFARQWRVSQAHWLATALRAPAQRIDLGRINDRYFVNVAGVGYDAEVVRATQNKKGRLARWRYSWEGLRHLYTYSNPQVRVEIDGKVTNQRQLMCSFANGQFFGGGMKVAPDANVTSGALNYLSVAQGAPLRQAVALLFSYFGAHTRLAQITTAVIKRCEVTTVGLGIEADGEYLGTTPAVISCQADALLFVVPR; encoded by the coding sequence TTGCCGACTTGTTCATCTTGGTTGGTGGTCTATCACCCCAGTTACCAAAAAAAGTTGCTCGACCAACTCGAAAAATGTTTGCAGCAAGCGTCTATTGGTTACTCCTGCTTGGCTACGTCCGGAGATTTTGCGCGTGACTTAAAACGTTTGAAAGCGTGTAGCAATGGTTTAACAAGGGTTGTGGTGCTCGGTGGCGATGGCACCTTACACTTGGTTGTCAATGCGTTTGCCTACACCGCTGTTGAGGTGGCATTGATCCCCTGTGGCAGTGGCAACGACTTTGCTCGGCAGTGGCGTGTTAGCCAAGCGCATTGGTTAGCTACAGCGTTGCGGGCGCCGGCGCAGCGTATCGACTTGGGGCGAATTAACGATCGTTACTTTGTTAATGTGGCTGGAGTTGGTTATGACGCTGAGGTGGTGCGCGCAACGCAGAACAAAAAAGGCCGATTAGCCCGTTGGCGATATAGCTGGGAGGGGCTTAGGCACTTGTATACCTACTCTAACCCACAGGTCAGGGTAGAAATTGATGGCAAGGTGACTAACCAGCGCCAGCTGATGTGCAGCTTTGCCAATGGTCAGTTTTTTGGTGGTGGCATGAAGGTCGCGCCGGATGCTAATGTGACAAGCGGCGCTCTAAATTACCTCAGCGTTGCTCAAGGCGCGCCACTGCGCCAAGCCGTGGCGCTATTATTTAGTTACTTTGGCGCGCATACCCGACTTGCACAGATCACCACAGCGGTTATAAAGCGCTGTGAGGTGACAACTGTAGGGTTGGGTATTGAAGCCGATGGCGAATACCTTGGCACCACGCCCGCCGTGATTAGCTGCCAAGCGGACGCACTGCTTTTTGTGGTACCTCGGTAA
- a CDS encoding flavin reductase family protein, whose protein sequence is MLLHTQDAESSQQLYQHLVGAITPRPIAWVSTRSATGVDNIAPYSFFSVASCQPPVLSVTHVTPRTGEPKDTLKNLLATKECVVNIVTEDLLTAMNQSCANYPSDISEFTAVGIDKHTSHSVSVPGVAAAPVRYECTLREVIELGSEPGSGQVMLLDVKTIDIDDALLVDGRIAPERLPTIGKLGGDAYAHTTRQSVLSRPVLD, encoded by the coding sequence ATGCTATTACATACCCAAGACGCAGAGTCTAGCCAACAACTTTATCAGCACCTTGTCGGTGCCATCACCCCTCGTCCTATTGCTTGGGTTAGCACCCGCAGCGCCACTGGAGTCGATAATATCGCTCCTTACTCATTTTTTAGCGTGGCCAGCTGCCAACCACCGGTGTTATCAGTTACTCATGTGACACCTCGCACAGGAGAGCCGAAAGACACATTGAAAAACTTGCTGGCAACCAAAGAATGTGTCGTTAATATCGTCACCGAAGACTTGCTCACGGCGATGAATCAAAGCTGCGCCAACTACCCGAGTGACATCAGTGAATTCACGGCCGTGGGCATTGATAAACACACTAGCCACAGTGTATCCGTGCCAGGCGTTGCCGCTGCGCCAGTACGTTACGAGTGCACGCTGCGAGAGGTGATTGAACTTGGCTCAGAGCCGGGAAGCGGGCAAGTGATGTTGCTCGACGTTAAAACCATCGACATTGATGATGCTCTATTGGTCGATGGTCGCATCGCACCGGAACGTTTGCCCACTATAGGTAAGCTAGGTGGCGATGCCTACGCGCATACCACCCGTCAAAGCGTGCTTAGTCGCCCAGTACTCGATTAG
- a CDS encoding aminotransferase class V-fold PLP-dependent enzyme → MKDTFALPQGPYLLSHSVGRPLTTAQHAFNEAFFAPWQQGQQEPWSQWLQAIEQFTQALARLFNSSAGQFCPQVNLSSALTKLLMAHPRLTGGGCKVLLSEQDFPSMGFVLQKALPEDCQLRFIPAHEDVSDAQVWQHYLDTEVDLVFVSQVYSNSGQQAPVAHICEYAKKRGVLSLIDVAQGAGVIPLDLTAVAPDFMIGSSVKWLCGGPGAAYLWVSEQQLAHCQPKDVGWFSHSNPFEFDIHHFDYHPSALRFWGGTPNIAPYVLAAHSISWFNEYGIDKVRNHNLAMQQLLWSHLQQWIVSPKEPEKRSGTLIVHGGRHQRALLAELNKACISVDERRLGIRISPHIYNDEQDIAALLSVANRVLGD, encoded by the coding sequence ATGAAAGATACCTTTGCCTTGCCTCAAGGGCCCTACTTACTCAGTCACTCGGTGGGTCGGCCTTTAACAACCGCACAGCACGCCTTCAATGAGGCGTTCTTTGCGCCTTGGCAACAGGGCCAACAAGAGCCCTGGTCACAATGGTTGCAGGCTATTGAGCAGTTTACTCAAGCACTCGCGAGGTTGTTTAATAGCTCTGCTGGGCAATTTTGCCCGCAGGTTAATTTATCCAGTGCATTGACCAAGCTGCTGATGGCCCACCCACGGCTAACGGGAGGTGGATGCAAAGTGCTGCTCAGTGAGCAAGACTTCCCGAGCATGGGCTTTGTGTTGCAAAAAGCCTTACCTGAGGATTGTCAGCTGCGATTTATACCGGCTCACGAAGATGTCAGTGATGCTCAGGTATGGCAGCATTACTTAGACACTGAGGTTGATTTGGTGTTTGTTAGTCAGGTGTATTCCAACTCCGGGCAGCAAGCCCCAGTTGCTCATATCTGTGAGTACGCGAAAAAGCGGGGAGTGTTGTCGCTAATCGATGTAGCTCAGGGAGCGGGGGTGATCCCTTTGGATTTAACCGCAGTGGCACCCGACTTTATGATCGGCTCGAGCGTAAAATGGCTCTGTGGTGGACCAGGAGCCGCTTATTTATGGGTTAGTGAGCAGCAATTAGCGCACTGTCAGCCCAAAGACGTGGGCTGGTTTTCCCACAGCAATCCTTTTGAATTTGATATTCATCATTTTGACTACCACCCCAGTGCCTTACGTTTTTGGGGCGGCACCCCCAATATTGCACCTTATGTTTTGGCCGCGCACAGTATTAGCTGGTTCAATGAGTACGGCATCGATAAGGTGCGTAACCATAACCTGGCCATGCAACAATTGCTGTGGTCGCACCTGCAGCAGTGGATTGTCTCGCCGAAGGAGCCCGAGAAGCGCAGTGGTACCCTGATTGTCCATGGCGGACGTCACCAACGGGCCCTGCTAGCGGAACTAAACAAAGCCTGTATCAGCGTCGATGAACGCCGCTTGGGTATTCGTATTTCACCGCATATCTATAATGATGAGCAAGATATTGCGGCGTTACTCAGCGTTGCTAATCGAGTACTGGGCGACTAA
- a CDS encoding PrnB family protein: MTPHAQQFDDWIRSRFVEINNQLEQRYQVQADRANVHGVGDALKQQLTDEGDALIANLVDEGNTDEGFDSAFDLLGNVGLYMAACRRHEITEPSRETHSPLQQASTLAMHIGASIGVTPRFATAHLTTHNRAINGQYKRFTDLPDERLFVDYNTKGIVAFKRAADALLRIQPLGISHPVVPDLLLVAEQALKDVLESNRYLFQHLDAQQFFYAVRPYYKPYRVGKEVYRGANAGDFAGINVIDMLLGLCCANEPAYSQMLVEKFLYMMPEDQRVLRNCMRLPSIMDEFLAVAPQQHSSSWFQQNLRAFLRVCKLHGQTAIQHHNQLVDKYIRIPNENLGSQHQTKVTASGPPLPVLLAELANLRDKRAARERDDIHTRYHDIATLTALVDN, translated from the coding sequence ATGACACCGCACGCACAGCAATTTGATGACTGGATCCGCAGTCGCTTTGTCGAAATTAATAATCAATTAGAACAGCGCTACCAAGTACAGGCCGATCGTGCCAATGTCCATGGTGTCGGCGATGCACTGAAGCAGCAACTCACAGACGAAGGAGACGCGTTAATAGCTAATTTAGTTGATGAGGGCAATACCGATGAGGGCTTCGATAGTGCCTTTGATTTGCTCGGCAATGTTGGCTTATATATGGCGGCGTGTCGGCGTCATGAAATCACCGAGCCGTCACGAGAAACGCATTCTCCGCTGCAACAAGCGTCGACGCTGGCTATGCACATTGGCGCGTCCATAGGCGTTACCCCTCGTTTTGCAACGGCGCATTTAACCACCCATAATCGCGCTATCAATGGCCAATATAAACGTTTTACTGATCTGCCCGATGAACGCTTGTTTGTTGACTATAACACTAAGGGCATAGTGGCCTTCAAGCGGGCCGCCGATGCGTTGTTGCGTATCCAGCCTTTGGGCATTTCTCACCCTGTGGTTCCTGATTTATTGTTAGTGGCCGAACAAGCGCTAAAAGATGTACTGGAGAGTAACCGCTATTTATTTCAGCACCTTGATGCACAGCAGTTCTTTTATGCCGTGCGCCCCTATTACAAGCCTTATCGGGTTGGCAAAGAGGTCTATCGGGGCGCCAATGCCGGTGATTTTGCTGGTATTAACGTGATCGATATGTTGTTGGGGTTATGCTGCGCCAATGAACCGGCTTATTCACAAATGCTGGTAGAGAAGTTTTTATACATGATGCCAGAAGATCAGCGCGTATTGCGCAATTGCATGCGTTTGCCGTCGATTATGGATGAGTTTTTAGCGGTGGCACCGCAGCAGCATAGCAGTTCCTGGTTTCAGCAAAACCTCAGAGCATTTTTGAGGGTGTGTAAACTGCACGGGCAAACGGCAATTCAGCATCATAACCAACTGGTTGATAAGTATATTCGTATTCCTAATGAAAATCTTGGTAGCCAGCATCAAACTAAGGTAACGGCCAGTGGACCGCCCTTACCTGTGCTGTTAGCCGAACTCGCTAATCTGCGCGATAAGCGTGCCGCGCGTGAGCGCGATGATATTCACACCCGTTATCACGATATCGCCACATTAACGGCGTTGGTGGACAACTAA
- a CDS encoding Lrp/AsnC family transcriptional regulator — translation MINSDNHSKIKIDAKDLQLLALLQDNGRMSVSELAQRVNLSDTPCIRRITKLQQAGYIRGYHARLNAQQLGFHVTVYALIKLQQNSAQAADNFESQVDGFLAVQECAVITGEYDYLLKIIAKDLGDYEHFVKHTLGGLAEIAAIDSTVVLKQRFSRWQLPL, via the coding sequence ATGATAAATAGCGATAACCACTCAAAAATCAAAATAGATGCCAAGGACCTGCAGTTGCTTGCGCTGCTGCAAGACAATGGCCGGATGAGTGTCAGCGAGTTAGCTCAGCGCGTTAATCTTTCAGATACTCCTTGTATTCGCCGCATCACTAAGCTGCAGCAAGCCGGCTATATTCGTGGTTACCATGCCCGTTTAAATGCCCAACAACTGGGGTTTCATGTTACCGTCTATGCGCTTATTAAATTGCAGCAAAACTCCGCTCAGGCTGCCGATAACTTCGAAAGCCAAGTGGATGGCTTTTTAGCGGTACAGGAATGTGCGGTGATCACCGGTGAGTATGATTATTTGCTAAAAATTATTGCCAAAGATCTCGGTGACTACGAACACTTCGTCAAACATACTCTCGGAGGCCTTGCGGAGATTGCCGCCATTGACTCCACCGTGGTTTTAAAACAACGCTTTTCTCGCTGGCAGCTGCCGCTGTAG
- a CDS encoding alpha/beta hydrolase encodes MRIVIFMLMLISGVGHSSETCLDMVSDVDTIMAAKEQGRYRYAIGDGQAAVDISDNPSFATYLRRANQWLKTHNPRAHTPCPVNTTTVQLLQQQQLPANTQVHHLLSPFELRQHNNDKVALLFHGLTDSPFSYHSLAAYFYRQGFTVRTVLLPGHGSAAAQLQDVEFSQWQQLARYAINRAANEFDQVVIGGYSTGAALAMAELIADPHRANIRALMLWSPASEPHNKNGWLAKWIDRVPFVNWIDKDADIDFAKYESFPFAAAALAHQAMSRISQDALTEAELPNIPLFVVQSEVDTTIDARATLNMLKVWHDPQKRPQTRHDMLVFYGQQQAAKALLGAAFDIRSYSCQRGQPPCEDVIDISHIGVVNAPQHPYYGRQGLYRNCGSYLEDDARYRQCKVGEVIVGERSAANLSQQRPLKRLTYNPFYAQLKQDMSAFLARVMQ; translated from the coding sequence ATGCGTATCGTTATTTTTATGCTGATGTTGATCAGTGGTGTAGGCCACAGCAGCGAAACTTGCCTCGATATGGTCAGCGATGTCGACACCATAATGGCGGCGAAAGAACAAGGCCGCTACCGCTACGCCATTGGTGATGGCCAAGCTGCGGTTGATATCAGCGACAACCCCAGCTTTGCTACCTATTTACGCCGTGCCAACCAGTGGCTAAAGACACACAACCCCCGCGCCCACACTCCTTGCCCCGTAAACACAACCACAGTGCAACTACTGCAGCAACAACAGCTTCCTGCCAATACTCAGGTGCATCATTTACTCAGTCCGTTTGAGCTGCGTCAGCATAATAATGACAAAGTCGCGTTGCTGTTTCACGGCCTCACCGACTCCCCTTTTAGCTATCATAGCCTCGCGGCCTATTTCTATCGCCAAGGTTTCACCGTGCGGACGGTGCTGTTACCGGGCCATGGTAGTGCCGCTGCTCAGCTTCAGGACGTCGAGTTTTCGCAGTGGCAGCAACTTGCTCGCTATGCCATAAACCGTGCCGCTAACGAGTTCGATCAGGTGGTGATTGGCGGCTACTCAACCGGTGCGGCGTTAGCCATGGCCGAGCTTATAGCCGACCCTCACAGAGCCAATATCCGCGCCCTTATGCTTTGGTCTCCCGCCAGTGAACCACATAATAAAAATGGCTGGCTAGCAAAGTGGATTGATCGGGTTCCATTCGTAAACTGGATCGATAAAGACGCCGACATAGATTTCGCCAAATATGAAAGCTTTCCTTTCGCTGCCGCAGCCCTAGCCCATCAAGCCATGTCGCGTATTAGTCAAGATGCGCTGACTGAAGCCGAGCTGCCCAATATTCCGTTATTTGTTGTTCAAAGCGAGGTCGATACCACCATTGATGCACGCGCGACCTTAAATATGCTCAAGGTATGGCATGACCCACAAAAACGTCCGCAAACTCGTCACGATATGTTGGTGTTTTATGGTCAACAACAAGCTGCCAAAGCATTGTTAGGGGCCGCGTTCGATATTCGCAGTTATTCATGTCAGCGTGGACAGCCTCCTTGTGAGGACGTTATTGATATCTCTCATATTGGTGTGGTCAACGCGCCACAGCACCCGTACTATGGTCGGCAAGGGCTATATCGTAACTGCGGCAGCTATTTAGAGGATGATGCCCGCTACCGCCAATGCAAGGTGGGTGAGGTGATCGTCGGTGAGCGCAGCGCCGCTAACCTCTCGCAGCAGCGGCCGCTCAAGCGCCTGACCTATAACCCGTTTTATGCGCAGCTAAAGCAAGATATGAGCGCGTTTTTAGCTCGGGTCATGCAGTAA